A stretch of the Clavibacter sp. B3I6 genome encodes the following:
- a CDS encoding DoxX family protein, with protein sequence MTAHTVTTTASGAGRTTSTAASASALAVDERTRVTTGRGRIALAVLRIATGFVFLWAFLDKTFGLGFSTPVERAWVNGGTPAQGFLTSPAVTGPLAPFFAGLANPVVDVLFMLAMLGIGLAVVLGIGLRVSAVVGSAVMLMMYLAEWPFTAGTASTNPLVDYHIVYALALVAIASLSAGDTLGLGRAWRRLPVVRDQRWLI encoded by the coding sequence ATGACCGCCCACACCGTCACCACCACCGCATCCGGGGCGGGACGGACCACGAGCACCGCCGCATCCGCATCCGCCCTCGCCGTCGACGAGCGCACCCGCGTCACGACCGGGCGGGGCCGCATCGCCCTCGCCGTGCTCCGGATCGCGACGGGCTTCGTCTTCCTCTGGGCCTTCCTCGACAAGACCTTCGGCCTCGGCTTCTCCACCCCGGTGGAGCGTGCGTGGGTGAACGGCGGGACGCCCGCGCAGGGCTTCCTCACGAGCCCCGCCGTCACGGGTCCGCTCGCGCCGTTCTTCGCCGGGCTCGCGAACCCCGTCGTGGACGTGCTCTTCATGCTCGCGATGCTGGGCATCGGCCTCGCGGTGGTGCTCGGCATCGGCCTCCGCGTGAGCGCCGTCGTCGGCTCGGCCGTCATGCTCATGATGTACCTGGCCGAGTGGCCGTTCACGGCCGGCACCGCGTCCACCAACCCGCTCGTCGACTACCACATCGTGTACGCGCTGGCCCTCGTCGCGATCGCGTCCCTGTCGGCCGGCGACACCCTCGGTCTCGGCCGCGCCTGGCGCCGCCTGCCCGTCGTGCGGGACCAGCGCTGGCTCATCTGA
- a CDS encoding acetate/propionate family kinase, producing MPTPPPVAPADASPAALVLVLNAGSSSLKYRAVDPATGAARVSGTIERIGEHGGDVPDHESAVRVALERLQGEDADPPVAVGHRVVHGGSLFDRAVVVDAEVEAAIDDLSALAPLHNPANLAGIRAARAVLPDVPHVAVFDTAFHRTIPEAASTYAIDADLAARHGIRRYGFHGTSHRFVSRAAAEFLGRPIEETRMIVLHIGNGASACAVDRGRSIETSMGMTPLEGLVMGTRSGDIDPAVLFHLHRRAGLGFDELEALLNRGSGLLGLTGSGDMRDVQAAELDGDPRAALALEVYRHRIRRYVGAYTAELGGLDAVVFTAGVGEHDSLLRRRSLAGLEHLGIAVDPDRNELASTHARRISPEGSPVQVLVVPTDEEWEIARQAVEVI from the coding sequence ATGCCCACCCCGCCTCCCGTCGCGCCCGCCGACGCCTCCCCCGCCGCCCTCGTCCTCGTGCTCAACGCCGGGTCCTCGTCGCTCAAGTACCGCGCCGTCGACCCCGCCACCGGCGCCGCCCGCGTCTCGGGCACCATCGAGCGCATCGGCGAGCACGGCGGCGACGTGCCCGACCACGAGTCGGCGGTGCGCGTCGCCCTCGAGCGCCTGCAGGGCGAGGACGCGGACCCGCCGGTCGCGGTGGGCCACCGCGTGGTGCACGGCGGATCCCTGTTCGACCGCGCCGTGGTCGTCGACGCCGAGGTCGAGGCCGCCATCGACGACCTCTCCGCCCTCGCTCCCCTGCACAACCCCGCGAACCTGGCCGGGATCCGCGCCGCTCGCGCCGTGCTGCCCGACGTGCCGCACGTCGCCGTCTTCGACACCGCGTTCCACCGCACGATCCCCGAGGCCGCGTCCACCTACGCGATCGACGCGGACCTCGCCGCGCGCCACGGCATCCGCCGCTACGGCTTCCACGGCACCTCGCACCGCTTCGTCTCGCGCGCGGCGGCGGAGTTCCTGGGCCGGCCGATCGAGGAGACGCGCATGATCGTGCTGCACATCGGCAACGGCGCGTCCGCCTGCGCGGTCGACCGGGGCCGCTCCATCGAGACCTCGATGGGCATGACGCCCCTCGAGGGGCTCGTGATGGGCACCCGCTCCGGCGACATCGACCCGGCCGTGCTCTTCCACCTGCACCGCCGGGCGGGCCTCGGCTTCGACGAGCTGGAGGCGCTGCTCAACCGCGGCAGCGGGCTGCTCGGGCTCACCGGATCCGGCGACATGCGCGACGTGCAGGCCGCCGAGCTCGACGGCGACCCGCGCGCCGCCCTCGCGCTGGAGGTCTACCGGCACCGGATCCGGCGCTACGTGGGCGCGTACACCGCGGAGCTCGGCGGCCTCGACGCCGTGGTCTTCACCGCGGGCGTGGGCGAGCACGACTCGCTGCTGCGCCGCCGGAGCCTCGCGGGTCTCGAGCACCTGGGCATCGCGGTGGATCCCGACCGCAACGAGCTCGCCTCCACCCATGCGCGTCGCATCTCGCCGGAGGGCTCGCCGGTGCAGGTGCTCGTGGTGCCGACGGACGAGGAGTGGGAGATCGCGCGGCAGGCGGTGGAGGTGATCTGA
- a CDS encoding universal stress protein has product MTFVKDTHSPSADLRPLVVGFDGSPAALIALERGIVMARALGAPLRLVAAWQLPVQYSGYGVVDWSPEESTREMVADAVRTRFGDHVPEWISTELHQGGAGGVLIEASRDAQMLIVGSRGHGGFVGLLLGSVSAAVVGHARCPVLVMHDDRIVDATTDGAPAPAAVAA; this is encoded by the coding sequence ATGACCTTCGTGAAGGACACCCACAGCCCCTCCGCCGACCTGCGCCCCCTCGTCGTGGGCTTCGACGGCTCCCCCGCCGCGCTGATCGCCCTCGAGCGCGGGATCGTCATGGCCCGCGCCCTCGGTGCCCCGCTGCGACTCGTCGCCGCGTGGCAGCTGCCCGTCCAGTACAGCGGCTACGGCGTCGTGGACTGGTCCCCGGAGGAGTCCACGCGCGAGATGGTGGCGGACGCCGTCCGCACCCGCTTCGGCGATCACGTGCCCGAGTGGATCAGCACCGAGCTGCACCAGGGCGGTGCCGGCGGCGTGCTCATCGAGGCGAGCCGCGATGCGCAGATGCTGATCGTCGGCAGCCGCGGGCACGGCGGCTTCGTCGGCCTCCTCCTCGGCTCCGTCAGCGCCGCCGTCGTCGGGCATGCCCGGTGCCCGGTGCTGGTCATGCACGACGACCGGATCGTCGACGCGACCACCGACGGAGCACCTGCACCGGCGGCGGTGGCCGCGTGA
- a CDS encoding BON domain-containing protein, translating to MSARSAGGDGTSGTARSRPAEGHSPQGCISVDAASHQDAAARRAVARLTGVAAVIDDITLSQRPASRETSARIRAALIRDATVEAARVHATTAGTTVTLTGRVRSHDERQQAESLGSPHVDRVVDDIAVWL from the coding sequence CTGAGCGCACGATCCGCCGGAGGCGACGGGACCTCGGGCACTGCCCGCAGCCGGCCGGCGGAGGGACACTCGCCCCAGGGCTGCATCAGCGTCGATGCAGCCTCCCATCAGGACGCCGCGGCGCGCCGCGCGGTCGCCCGCCTCACCGGCGTCGCCGCCGTCATCGACGACATCACGCTCAGCCAGCGCCCCGCGAGCAGGGAGACCTCGGCTCGGATCCGCGCGGCGCTGATCCGCGACGCCACCGTCGAGGCCGCCCGCGTCCACGCGACCACCGCGGGCACGACCGTCACCCTCACCGGGCGTGTCCGCTCCCACGACGAACGCCAGCAGGCGGAGTCCCTGGGATCGCCGCATGTGGACCGGGTCGTCGACGACATCGCCGTGTGGCTCTAG
- a CDS encoding universal stress protein — MSARTPSDASRPSRRSSDRGRPPVPVDRDRDAIVLDAVTTLGARFPDAPRDDVVRLAQGSYDAVVGPGVPLRSYLRDLVVHAARDLLDGETTRSDAPRTAASPDARPIVVGYDASPAAESALNRALLIGRGLAAPVRLVAAWQQPLTHGQLPLATRDPAAALRRVVDQAARRRFGSTIPAWFSSATVEGHPAQVLIAESRAAQMLVVGSRGHGGFVGLLLGSVSSACAEHAACPVLVMHAPLVEHEDPVSAGAEALGDGSRATDAPASPLVAALG; from the coding sequence ATGTCCGCTCGCACCCCGTCCGACGCCTCCCGCCCCTCCCGGCGCTCCTCGGACCGCGGCCGACCGCCCGTGCCGGTGGACCGCGACCGTGACGCCATCGTGCTCGACGCCGTCACCACGCTCGGCGCCCGCTTCCCCGATGCCCCGCGCGATGACGTCGTCCGGCTCGCGCAGGGCAGCTACGACGCCGTCGTCGGTCCCGGCGTCCCGCTGCGCAGCTACCTCCGCGACCTCGTCGTGCACGCCGCGCGCGATCTGCTGGACGGGGAGACCACCCGGTCCGATGCGCCCCGCACCGCCGCGTCCCCCGACGCGCGCCCCATCGTCGTCGGCTACGACGCCTCACCCGCCGCCGAGTCCGCGCTCAACCGGGCCCTGCTCATCGGCCGGGGCCTCGCCGCACCCGTCCGCCTCGTCGCCGCATGGCAGCAGCCGCTGACGCACGGCCAGCTCCCGCTCGCGACGCGGGATCCGGCCGCGGCTCTCCGACGCGTCGTCGACCAGGCCGCCCGTCGCCGGTTCGGCTCCACGATCCCCGCGTGGTTCTCCAGCGCGACGGTCGAGGGACACCCCGCGCAGGTCCTCATCGCGGAGAGCCGCGCGGCGCAGATGCTCGTCGTCGGCAGCCGCGGCCACGGCGGCTTCGTCGGACTCCTCCTCGGATCCGTCAGCTCCGCCTGCGCCGAGCACGCGGCCTGCCCCGTCCTCGTCATGCACGCGCCGCTCGTCGAGCACGAGGACCCGGTCAGCGCCGGCGCGGAAGCGCTCGGCGACGGCAGCCGGGCGACCGACGCGCCCGCCTCGCCGCTCGTCGCCGCCCTGGGCTGA
- a CDS encoding universal stress protein, with amino-acid sequence MTTTSALPTPVDSPLAQPTVLPAGTARATTGSIVVGHDGSAGAQAALEVALELGRDLSAPVVVVRTWSIDTAPRGAVFHDGYAASFPEIGESVRVALQEETAAQLFRHPEVDGEVRSVLGQPAEVLIELSADARMLVVGTRGLGGFAGMVLGSVSDRCARHARCPVLVVPRTRDPRA; translated from the coding sequence ATGACCACCACCAGCGCCCTTCCGACCCCCGTCGACTCGCCGCTCGCGCAGCCGACCGTCCTCCCCGCCGGCACCGCCCGCGCGACCACCGGCAGCATCGTCGTCGGCCACGACGGCTCCGCGGGGGCGCAGGCCGCGCTCGAGGTCGCCCTCGAGCTCGGGCGCGACCTGTCCGCGCCGGTCGTCGTCGTCCGCACCTGGTCCATCGACACCGCCCCACGCGGCGCCGTCTTCCACGACGGCTACGCCGCGTCGTTCCCCGAGATCGGCGAGTCCGTGCGCGTCGCCCTCCAGGAGGAGACCGCCGCGCAGCTGTTCCGCCACCCGGAGGTCGACGGCGAGGTCCGCAGCGTCCTCGGGCAGCCCGCCGAGGTGCTCATCGAGCTCTCCGCGGACGCCCGCATGCTCGTCGTCGGCACACGCGGCCTCGGCGGCTTCGCCGGCATGGTGCTCGGCTCCGTCAGCGACCGCTGCGCACGGCACGCCCGCTGCCCCGTCCTCGTCGTGCCCCGCACCCGCGACCCCCGCGCGTGA
- a CDS encoding universal stress protein: MSARTVSRTPSPVGDRQAVIAEAAASLATRFPAVPRDSVMRVVGDVHDAIVGTGVPVRGYLRNLVVHDARSRLAAEERTIGADRDRAPARPPVPVGRWSREATRPPTGAAPSTGTPASTAAEPAPTRAVPSADARPVVAGVDGSPASEAALDRALVMAEALGVPLRVVSAWRFPMVSEQLPSSDTTPEEDVRSVIDDSLRARFGDRIPAWISIATPQGPPAHALVEESRAAQMLVVGSRGHGGVVGLLLGSVSASCAEHAHCPVLVMHDPARERAARPGTAA, encoded by the coding sequence ATGTCCGCACGCACCGTCTCCCGCACGCCGTCCCCAGTGGGCGACCGCCAGGCCGTCATCGCCGAGGCCGCGGCATCCCTCGCGACGCGCTTCCCCGCGGTGCCGCGCGACAGCGTGATGCGGGTCGTCGGCGACGTCCACGACGCCATCGTCGGCACCGGCGTCCCCGTCCGCGGGTACCTGCGGAACCTCGTCGTGCACGACGCGCGCTCGCGCCTGGCGGCGGAGGAGCGGACCATCGGCGCGGACCGCGACCGGGCACCGGCCCGGCCGCCCGTGCCGGTGGGGAGGTGGTCGCGAGAGGCGACCCGGCCTCCGACCGGCGCGGCCCCCTCGACCGGCACCCCCGCGTCCACCGCGGCCGAGCCGGCACCGACCCGGGCGGTCCCGTCCGCGGACGCGCGACCCGTGGTCGCGGGCGTCGACGGATCCCCCGCCTCCGAGGCGGCGCTCGACCGCGCGCTCGTGATGGCCGAGGCCCTGGGCGTGCCCCTGCGCGTCGTCTCCGCGTGGCGCTTCCCGATGGTGTCGGAGCAGCTCCCGAGCAGCGACACGACGCCCGAGGAGGACGTGCGCTCCGTCATCGACGACTCCCTCCGCGCGCGGTTCGGCGACCGGATCCCCGCCTGGATCTCCATCGCGACGCCGCAGGGTCCCCCCGCCCACGCCCTCGTCGAGGAGAGCCGAGCGGCGCAGATGCTGGTCGTCGGGAGCCGCGGCCACGGGGGCGTCGTGGGCCTCCTGCTCGGCTCGGTGAGCGCGTCGTGCGCGGAGCACGCGCACTGCCCGGTGCTGGTGATGCACGACCCGGCCCGCGAGCGCGCCGCGCGGCCGGGCACCGCGGCCTGA